The Pseudomonas viciae genomic interval TCCACCATCGCTTCGCGGCGAATCACCGTACGCGCGCCCGGATGGTTCTGCACCACTTCGGCATTGGCATCGCCGAGCCAGTCGCCGACCACCTGAATTTCCGTAGCCCCCAGTTCCATGGGGCCAGCGCTGGACGCCGCTGGCGCCGGCAGCACGGTTACCGAACCTTCATCGATCTGGTATTGCAGGCCGCTGCCCTGCAGTAGTTGGCGCAACGCCGCTTCCGGCGACAAGGTGCCGTCCACCGCCGGGGCTTGTTTGCCAGCGACCAGCTCGGGGCTGAAGAACACCTGTAACGAGGTCTGCTGGCCGAGTTGGCTCAGGGCCTGGCCCAGCGGCTGCGCCTGGATGTGAATGTTGCTGGGCGCCTGCTCGGCGAACGCCTGGGGCAGCGCGGCGCTGACGGCCAGGGTCAGGGCCAGTGGCAACCAGCGGGCCGGGGTGTTTTGGGTAGTGGTTTTCACGTCGAACCTTGTCCTGTTGAATCGCAAGAATACGCGTCTGTTAATGCAAACCAGTTGCAGTTGGACAAGAAGACGAAGAACTCGAAAAAAACCTGAATCTATCGCGCAATTATTTCCTGGCTGCCGTCCTCCAGGGTGCGCACGGCCACCGGCAGAATGTTTGGCAAGGCCTTGAGCAGCGCTTCGGGGTTGTCTACGCGGAACACGCTGGTCAGGCGCAGGTTACCCACCGCCGCGCTGCCGACCCGCAGGGGCTTGGCGCGATAGCGGGAGACTTCTTGCGCCACTTCACTCAAGGGCGCGTTGTTGAACACCAGCTTGCCGTTGCGCCAGGCCGTGAGTGCATCGGCGTTGATCGCGTAAGGGGCGGCGACTTTGCCCTGGGCATCGATCTGAGTACCGAGGCCCGGCGTAAGGCTGACGAACTGGGCTCGCGGCGCATCGCGGCCCTGGACCTTGACGCTGCCCTGCTCCACCGCCACGCGGGTGGTGTCGGCATCGCGGCGCACGTCGAAGCGCGTCCCGGTCACCGTCACCTGACCGTTACCCGCATCAACGGTGAATGGCCGGCCGACGTCATGCTCGACGCTGAACAACGCCTCGCCTTCGACCAGTTCCACCCGGCGTTGATGATGGGCGAATTGAACATGCACCCGGCTGCGGCTGTTGAGGTCGATCACCGAGCCGTCCGGCAATGCGATGTGCCGACGCTCGCCGAGGGCCGTGGCAAATTCGCCGCTGTAATCGGTGGAAGAACTCAGGCCACTGAACAACCCCAGGCCGACCGCCACCGCCAGCAACCCGGCGGCCACCGTGTAGCGCAACAGTGGCCGACGCCTGGGCCGTTCGGCGGGGCGCTCGCACAGCGCTTGCAGGCGTTCCCTGGGCAGCAGGTCGGTGGCGCTCCAGATGCCTTGCAGCAGTTGGATCTCGTCGCGGTGGTTGGGATGTTCATCCAGCCAGGCATCGAAACGCTGGCGCTCATCGACACTCATGGCGGGCGCTTGCAAGCGCACGAACCATTGCGCCGCCTCGTCGCGGACCTTGTCCTGCCCGCAGGGGCATTCATGGTTATCCATCATGGAAGGTCCTGTGGCTCAGGAGGAAGATGACGACCGATCATTGGCCAGGCCCATCCAAACGATCGCGCAGATGCCGCAGGGTGCGGATCATATACTTTTCCACCATGTTTTTTGACAGGCCCAGGCGCTCGGCGATTTCCGCCTGGGTCAGGCCTTCGATCTTCTGCCAGACAAACACCGTACGGCAGTTGGCCGGCAGCTCGGCAAGCGCCCGCTCGATAGAGTCCGCCAGTTGGATCGCGTGCATGAAATGCTCCGGGTCGCCCGAAAACGACTGACCAGGGTCAATGACAGCCTCTTCCATGGCCCCCCGTCGATCTTCGCGCCGATAGCCATCCACTGCAATGTTACGCGCCGTCTGATGCAAATAGGCCCGTGGCTGCTCGACCCCGCTCGAATCGGACTCAAGCACCCGCACGAAGGTGTCATGGGCCAGGTCCTCGGCCTGCTGGCGATTGCGCAGGCGACGGGTCCAGGTGCCGATCAACTCTTCGTAATGCTCGAAAAAGCCGGGTCTGCGGGGCAGCTTGGGAATCATCGCGGCGCGCTGTGGGAACGGGGTACGAATAGTAATGCTTCCTATTAATAGGAAGCAAACGGATTGCGGCGCTTAAGACCAGAGGTTGCCTGGTGGTGCCAAATCTGGCGCGCTTACATCCTGTGGGAGCGGGCTTGCTCGCGAAGAGGTCGGGACATTCAATACTTCTATCCACTGACACACCGCATTCGCGAGCAAGCCCGCTCCCACAGGTTTTGCGTCGAATCAATCAGACCAGCCGAACCTGCCGCACCGTCAAGCACACCGCCAGCACCCCGCACACAATCAACGTCCAGCCCAGTGCCTGGGACCAGGCCGCGAGCATCAAGGCGCCACCAATCAGCAGGTAATAGAACAAACCGAACAGCGCACCGGCCGTGCCCAAGCAGTCGGCATAGCGAACCAACGCAGCACCGAGCACGTTGGGGATCGCCATGCCGAACGCCAGCACGACCAACAGCATCGCCACGACAAAGCCGCGACCGTCGAGCAGACCTTGCACACTCACTCCACCGATCAGCAGCACCATCGCGGCGACGGCCGACAACTGATTGCCGTTGAAACCCCGTGCAAGCAGGCGCTTGTTCAGCCATGCCCCCAGGCCCGAGCCCAGGGCCAGGATCACCCCGCTGTAGCCAAACAGCGCCGCGTTCAAGCCGAGCCGTTCGAACTGGAACGGAGCGAGGTTGTAGTAACTGAACAGCGCAACGTTGAAGGTGGCGACCAGAAACGCAGAACGCCAGATCCACGGGTCCTTCAGCATGCGCCACGACGTCTTCGACAAGGGTTGCGATGGGAGACGGGTCGGCAAGGTTTCCGGCAGGGATCGCGCACACCACACGAGTAGCATCAGCGACAGCAGCAACAGGCCACCGAGTACACCTTGATACCCAAGGCATCGCACCAGGGCGGCACCGCTGAACAAACCAATCGCCGGGCTGGCCGCCAGGGCGATACCGACTACTGAAAAAACTTGGCCCAGCTGTACGCCCTGGTAACGATCCCGCAGGACCGTCTGGGTCACCACCGAACCGACCGCCGCACCCAACGCAGCCAGGGCCTGGACAGCCAGGAGCGCTTCGAAGGTGTCGACGCTCAGCCCCAACATCATCGCTGCCGCATACAAGGCCAGCCCACCCAACATGGCAGGCCGTCGACCGATGCGGTCACAGAGGCGGCCCCATACCACGACACCCAAGGCGAATCCCAGGAAATATACGGACAACATCTGCGCCGCCATTTCTGGCCTGACGGCAAAACTCAAACTGATGTCTCCCAACGCAGGGCTATAGAGGGTCTGGGCAATCTGG includes:
- a CDS encoding FecR family protein, with product MMDNHECPCGQDKVRDEAAQWFVRLQAPAMSVDERQRFDAWLDEHPNHRDEIQLLQGIWSATDLLPRERLQALCERPAERPRRRPLLRYTVAAGLLAVAVGLGLFSGLSSSTDYSGEFATALGERRHIALPDGSVIDLNSRSRVHVQFAHHQRRVELVEGEALFSVEHDVGRPFTVDAGNGQVTVTGTRFDVRRDADTTRVAVEQGSVKVQGRDAPRAQFVSLTPGLGTQIDAQGKVAAPYAINADALTAWRNGKLVFNNAPLSEVAQEVSRYRAKPLRVGSAAVGNLRLTSVFRVDNPEALLKALPNILPVAVRTLEDGSQEIIAR
- a CDS encoding sigma-70 family RNA polymerase sigma factor, whose product is MIPKLPRRPGFFEHYEELIGTWTRRLRNRQQAEDLAHDTFVRVLESDSSGVEQPRAYLHQTARNIAVDGYRREDRRGAMEEAVIDPGQSFSGDPEHFMHAIQLADSIERALAELPANCRTVFVWQKIEGLTQAEIAERLGLSKNMVEKYMIRTLRHLRDRLDGPGQ
- a CDS encoding MFS transporter translates to MTSRSFLSLAIALVMFPQIAQTLYSPALGDISLSFAVRPEMAAQMLSVYFLGFALGVVVWGRLCDRIGRRPAMLGGLALYAAAMMLGLSVDTFEALLAVQALAALGAAVGSVVTQTVLRDRYQGVQLGQVFSVVGIALAASPAIGLFSGAALVRCLGYQGVLGGLLLLSLMLLVWCARSLPETLPTRLPSQPLSKTSWRMLKDPWIWRSAFLVATFNVALFSYYNLAPFQFERLGLNAALFGYSGVILALGSGLGAWLNKRLLARGFNGNQLSAVAAMVLLIGGVSVQGLLDGRGFVVAMLLVVLAFGMAIPNVLGAALVRYADCLGTAGALFGLFYYLLIGGALMLAAWSQALGWTLIVCGVLAVCLTVRQVRLV